A stretch of Rhodohalobacter mucosus DNA encodes these proteins:
- a CDS encoding CHC2 zinc finger domain-containing protein, which translates to MTFTQAINQIRDLSRDDITGIVSDYVELKRSGNGMKGCCPFHEEKTPSFHVSDQKGIYKCFGCGLGGDAIDFLMRIEGKEFHEVIYQFADRFHISIEKDSSGKAEQRFRGKEPIPNLKDVRSDIRKAGCVTVICDDTPADIFKNTPTVKVSPPLQKDQANALRKYTDRCELVIRNTNWESSQDCIKAALDAGFTITVPADGISMDWIHYVIEFVQPSHSDIIKLLATIPDALTRSVYITEYSNKKTPESEVKECR; encoded by the coding sequence ATGACATTTACACAAGCAATCAATCAGATCCGGGATCTCTCCCGTGATGACATAACCGGTATCGTTTCAGACTATGTTGAGCTGAAGCGATCCGGGAACGGAATGAAAGGCTGCTGCCCATTCCATGAAGAAAAGACACCCTCCTTTCACGTATCCGATCAGAAAGGCATTTATAAATGCTTCGGATGCGGACTTGGTGGTGATGCCATCGATTTTTTGATGCGTATCGAAGGTAAAGAGTTTCATGAGGTGATCTACCAGTTCGCTGACCGGTTTCATATTTCCATTGAAAAAGATAGTTCTGGTAAAGCCGAACAGAGATTTAGAGGAAAGGAACCCATTCCTAATCTTAAAGATGTTCGGTCAGACATACGAAAGGCCGGATGCGTTACCGTGATTTGTGATGATACGCCAGCGGATATATTTAAAAACACACCAACAGTAAAAGTATCTCCGCCACTTCAGAAAGACCAGGCCAATGCATTACGAAAGTACACCGATCGATGTGAATTGGTTATTCGTAATACCAACTGGGAAAGTAGCCAGGATTGCATAAAAGCTGCTCTGGATGCTGGATTCACTATAACAGTACCAGCTGATGGAATATCTATGGACTGGATACATTATGTGATTGAATTCGTACAACCCAGCCATAGCGATATCATTAAACTACTGGCCACAATTCCGGATGCTTTAACTCGATCAGTATACATCACTGAGTACTCGAATAAGAAGACTCCAGAATCTGAGGTGAAAGAATGCAGGTAG
- a CDS encoding helix-turn-helix domain-containing protein, with the protein MISDKQQKLFKAIDSLESQLEYVKGLVHDAIPQSEWLDTKEFADRANLQHRTVTNYVGKGNISKFKKSPTGRYLIHFSELERWGK; encoded by the coding sequence GTGATCTCAGATAAACAACAAAAACTATTTAAAGCCATAGATAGTCTGGAAAGTCAGCTTGAATACGTCAAAGGGTTAGTTCACGATGCCATCCCACAGTCCGAATGGTTAGACACAAAAGAATTTGCCGACCGAGCCAACCTTCAGCATAGAACCGTTACTAACTATGTGGGAAAAGGAAACATATCAAAATTCAAAAAATCACCGACCGGACGGTACCTGATTCATTTTTCCGAACTGGAGCGTTGGGGAAAATGA
- a CDS encoding Fic family protein — protein sequence MPTFLESLPEVFVSSTEISSQVSQAVAEGKLKKLASRLYTKNMQDEPEVIVRRHWYDLLKEYYPDALIADRTALENSPAKDGSVFIVSSKKRNTELPGLILNPRKGRGPLESDLPFINDLWISSEPRALLENMRPSRARKGTVSRTLSREEMEEKLDKLIRLKGEDYVNQIRDKAREIAKELDMKKEFQKLDDLIGALQGTRSTELKSDIAKARKGDEPYDPDRAELFLKLFEDLKATAPGSRSAKNLSQQERINLSFFEAYFSNFIEGTEFEVEEAADIVFRNAIPTERPEDAHDVLGTYRVVSNYREMNRVPKDYDDFIEILRYRHAEILTARKDKNPGQFKTKVNVAGSTQFVHPDLVKGTLRKGFEIYRALEYSFHRAVYMMFLVSEVHPFADGNGRVARIMMNAELVSVMDQKIIIPIVYRNNYIAALKTLTNDRRSEPLIRTLDFGQKFAHSINWSDYEHVRGQLEECNAFMDPNEADRQGIRLRLPV from the coding sequence ATGCCCACTTTTTTAGAGTCATTACCGGAGGTATTCGTATCCAGTACTGAGATATCTTCCCAGGTATCTCAGGCGGTTGCGGAGGGCAAGCTTAAAAAGCTAGCTTCCAGGTTGTATACAAAGAACATGCAGGATGAACCTGAAGTGATTGTTCGAAGGCATTGGTACGATCTGCTGAAGGAGTATTATCCCGATGCACTGATTGCCGACAGAACCGCACTTGAGAACAGTCCGGCTAAGGATGGTTCGGTATTTATTGTTTCATCCAAAAAGAGGAATACAGAACTGCCCGGACTGATTTTAAATCCGCGTAAGGGGAGAGGACCGTTGGAGAGTGATCTGCCGTTTATCAATGATCTTTGGATTAGTTCGGAACCAAGGGCACTGCTGGAAAACATGCGTCCATCGCGTGCAAGGAAGGGAACCGTTAGCCGCACGCTATCACGAGAGGAGATGGAGGAGAAGCTGGATAAGTTAATACGTTTAAAGGGCGAGGATTACGTCAATCAGATCAGGGATAAAGCCAGGGAGATTGCTAAAGAGCTGGATATGAAGAAGGAATTTCAAAAACTGGATGACCTGATCGGTGCCTTGCAGGGGACAAGGTCAACAGAGCTAAAGTCAGACATTGCAAAAGCAAGAAAAGGAGACGAACCTTATGATCCGGATCGGGCTGAACTATTTCTTAAGTTGTTTGAGGATCTGAAAGCAACTGCACCCGGTTCAAGATCTGCGAAAAACCTATCTCAGCAGGAACGAATTAACCTCTCGTTCTTTGAAGCTTATTTCTCCAATTTTATAGAAGGGACAGAGTTTGAGGTTGAAGAAGCTGCTGATATCGTATTCCGAAATGCTATCCCAACCGAAAGACCGGAAGATGCGCATGATGTACTAGGCACTTATAGAGTGGTATCAAACTATCGTGAAATGAACCGGGTGCCTAAGGATTATGATGATTTCATTGAAATACTTAGATACCGTCATGCCGAAATATTGACCGCAAGAAAAGATAAAAATCCCGGCCAATTCAAGACGAAAGTGAACGTGGCCGGCAGCACACAATTTGTCCATCCCGATCTGGTAAAAGGTACCCTGCGCAAAGGATTTGAGATTTACCGTGCTTTGGAGTATTCCTTTCACAGGGCAGTATACATGATGTTTTTGGTGAGTGAGGTTCACCCATTTGCAGATGGCAATGGCCGGGTAGCCCGAATCATGATGAATGCAGAGCTGGTATCGGTTATGGATCAGAAGATCATCATACCCATAGTATATCGGAACAATTACATTGCTGCGTTAAAAACTCTGACCAATGATCGTCGTTCTGAACCTCTAATTCGGACTTTGGATTTTGGTCAAAAGTTTGCCCATTCAATAAATTGGAGTGATTACGAACATGTGCGAGGGCAGTTGGAGGAGTGTAATGCTTTTATGGATCCCAATGAGGCAGACAGGCAGGGGATTAGGTTGAGATTGCCGGTCTAA
- a CDS encoding RHS repeat protein — protein sequence MTTYDYDSRGLLTERVSTDSGTSLYSYDSAGNLRFSQDANQAGSNVASYTGYDFANRPTVEGVTDIGATTFAINYAKASLIKKASECRHSLVFL from the coding sequence GTGACCACCTACGACTATGACAGCCGGGGCCTTCTCACCGAGCGGGTATCCACCGACTCGGGAACTTCCCTGTACAGCTACGATTCGGCGGGGAACCTACGCTTCAGCCAGGATGCCAACCAGGCAGGGAGCAACGTGGCAAGCTACACCGGCTACGATTTTGCAAATCGTCCAACCGTTGAGGGAGTGACCGATATCGGGGCCACCACCTTTGCCATCAACTACGCCAAGGCTTCGTTGATCAAGAAAGCTTCGGAGTGCAGGCACTCTTTAGTATTTTTGTAA
- a CDS encoding PAS domain S-box protein: MKNEQILSDLNRIQSLFTSNKSDNDDLISEINELVNRVKSSVSALTPDQSKDYHFYKNIFEKAPVGIVSYDSFGIITACNDSLLDLLGSQHDKVVGLCLLDLPDKQIVKAVKKSLKGHKSTHEGFYTSVTSGKTVPVNAIFHPIQNASKEPVGGIGMIEDISDRYAAREDLIKSEVRYRSIFENKHKVMLIINPDTGFIVDANPAATQYYGWSIEELKKMKISDINTLTPDEIQEEMQKAKASKRNHFLFKHRLSDGSVRDVEVFSGMIELQGKILLYSIITDVTERLKNQKDLLKLKLGIERSKNIIFITDKDGFFQYVNPSFEKVYGYTFKELSGKTPRILKSGKQEDRFYRKFWDTILDGDVMTGEVINKTKEGELLTIDFSSNPILDNDGHLLGFIAIQDDITERKVMDIQIQQSLEEKELLLGEIHHRVKNNLAIISGLLEMNLYHTDDESIKEMVRANQLRIKSMAKIHEKLYESETFSNIPFREYVEEMIDEIEQIYKSPGLKLDINLEIEPLVLNINQAISCGFILNELVSNSLTHAFSGRSSGSISVSLKKVGNRLSMSVEDDGVGVDEQFNFEETNTLGITIIKISSMQLGADLEMFNTGDGLKTVLTFEINEKQKGSSGSLVN; the protein is encoded by the coding sequence ATGAAAAATGAACAAATTCTGAGTGATTTGAATCGTATTCAATCACTTTTCACTTCGAATAAATCAGACAATGATGATTTAATATCAGAAATAAATGAATTGGTGAATCGAGTCAAATCATCAGTTTCTGCTCTTACTCCGGATCAAAGCAAAGACTACCATTTCTATAAGAACATTTTTGAAAAAGCACCTGTGGGAATAGTGTCATACGATTCATTTGGCATTATTACCGCCTGCAATGATAGCTTGCTGGATTTGCTGGGATCTCAGCATGATAAAGTAGTTGGGCTGTGTCTCCTGGATTTACCCGATAAACAAATTGTTAAAGCTGTTAAAAAATCTTTGAAGGGACATAAAAGCACTCACGAGGGATTCTACACTTCAGTCACATCCGGAAAGACAGTTCCAGTGAATGCAATTTTTCATCCAATCCAGAATGCGTCTAAAGAACCTGTAGGTGGAATTGGCATGATTGAAGACATTTCCGACCGTTATGCAGCAAGGGAGGATTTAATTAAAAGCGAAGTAAGGTATAGGAGTATTTTTGAGAATAAGCATAAGGTAATGCTGATCATCAACCCTGACACAGGTTTCATTGTAGATGCCAATCCTGCCGCAACACAATATTATGGCTGGTCTATTGAGGAGTTAAAAAAAATGAAGATTAGTGATATCAACACACTGACACCTGATGAAATACAGGAGGAAATGCAAAAAGCAAAAGCATCCAAGAGAAACCATTTTCTGTTTAAACACAGACTATCAGATGGTAGTGTCAGGGATGTTGAGGTGTTTAGCGGTATGATTGAGTTACAAGGTAAAATCCTGCTCTACTCCATCATAACGGATGTAACTGAACGCCTTAAGAATCAAAAAGATCTTTTAAAATTGAAGCTCGGGATTGAACGCTCTAAGAACATTATTTTTATTACGGACAAAGACGGATTTTTTCAATATGTAAATCCGTCATTTGAAAAAGTATATGGGTACACTTTTAAGGAGTTATCAGGTAAAACACCTCGCATTTTAAAGTCAGGAAAACAGGAGGATAGGTTTTACAGGAAATTTTGGGACACGATCCTGGATGGTGATGTGATGACGGGTGAAGTAATTAACAAAACAAAAGAAGGTGAATTGCTTACAATCGATTTTTCAAGTAACCCAATTCTGGATAATGATGGTCACCTGCTGGGTTTTATAGCCATACAGGATGATATTACCGAGAGGAAAGTAATGGATATACAGATTCAGCAGTCTCTTGAGGAAAAAGAGTTATTGCTTGGTGAAATACACCACAGAGTAAAAAACAATTTAGCCATTATATCCGGCCTTCTTGAGATGAACCTTTATCACACCGATGATGAATCAATTAAAGAAATGGTCAGAGCTAACCAGCTGCGGATAAAATCGATGGCGAAAATCCATGAAAAATTGTACGAGTCGGAGACATTTTCCAATATACCATTTCGCGAATATGTTGAAGAGATGATTGATGAAATCGAACAAATATATAAGAGTCCAGGTTTGAAACTTGATATCAATCTGGAGATAGAGCCTCTTGTGTTAAATATCAATCAAGCCATTTCCTGTGGATTTATTCTAAACGAATTGGTATCCAATTCATTGACGCATGCTTTTAGTGGTCGCTCTTCTGGAAGCATTAGTGTTTCCCTCAAAAAAGTCGGCAACAGACTTAGCATGAGTGTAGAAGACGATGGAGTCGGTGTTGATGAACAGTTTAATTTTGAAGAAACCAATACATTGGGAATCACAATTATCAAAATTTCAAGCATGCAACTCGGAGCTGATCTTGAAATGTTTAATACAGGTGATGGTCTAAAAACTGTTCTCACGTTTGAAATAAATGAAAAACAAAAAGGATCATCAGGATCATTGGTTAATTGA
- a CDS encoding capsule assembly Wzi family protein, translating into MALPCNNLVYKIFISLGLFLLLAGTINGQSHRLVNTHSWQYEYIQRLQERGHLLQLNPTDLPYTEGEIREALRSVSLQDLGDREREWYNLLSERFEARPVNIDSMRVGGLFEGGARRSSSDRLNVIDPSGDGEIILPRGKLNGYMEWKNWIGQAGVTFDWFYDIDPDGLDTADRLYIRSEETYLGYNGERVEFYVGRFDNHWSTYGRQGAFLTDNPRSFDQIQFKLGSEKLSFSTLVGELDNLRSDSTFTGQPSQTGSILRYIYMHRLDWSPFPNLKLSFIEAELYYSPNAGFSIRNLVPLHFMFFESDNLPKNVGANFILGGSVWYQSGKSTFYIQAMLDDLIVENRSELRENDELIPTTYTINSSLKVADIADRFDMGLEADLVGANAYRSRRFQDQWTYAQRGLATNFSDYVRTKAYLTFYPEWSSGLKIEPAVTFYWKGTEDLRELRTSVGPDGSQIPGILAGTIERTVRPSLNLRYQPAGMKLFGEENDVRFNMWLDADIGVNYVENANNIEGDTTSPFIGLLRFFGQVTF; encoded by the coding sequence ATGGCTTTGCCCTGTAATAACCTTGTTTACAAGATTTTTATATCACTTGGACTTTTTCTGCTATTGGCAGGAACCATAAACGGTCAGTCTCATCGCCTGGTCAATACGCACAGCTGGCAGTATGAGTACATCCAGCGGCTTCAGGAGAGGGGACATCTGCTTCAGCTCAACCCCACGGATCTCCCATATACGGAAGGTGAAATACGGGAAGCGCTGCGCAGCGTTTCGCTGCAGGATCTAGGCGACAGGGAAAGGGAGTGGTACAATCTTTTGTCCGAACGCTTTGAAGCGCGACCGGTAAATATCGACAGCATGCGCGTGGGAGGTCTCTTTGAGGGTGGTGCCCGGCGAAGCAGCAGCGACCGGCTGAACGTGATCGATCCGTCCGGCGATGGTGAGATCATCCTGCCGCGCGGGAAATTGAACGGGTATATGGAGTGGAAAAACTGGATTGGTCAGGCAGGCGTAACCTTCGATTGGTTTTACGATATCGACCCGGATGGGCTGGATACCGCCGACCGCCTCTACATTCGCAGCGAGGAAACCTATCTTGGCTACAATGGGGAGAGGGTGGAATTTTATGTCGGGCGTTTTGACAATCACTGGAGCACCTATGGAAGGCAGGGGGCATTTCTGACCGACAATCCGCGGTCGTTTGATCAGATTCAGTTTAAGCTCGGATCGGAGAAACTCTCCTTCAGCACGCTTGTTGGCGAGCTGGATAATCTTAGATCTGATAGCACGTTCACGGGTCAACCTTCCCAGACAGGATCAATTTTAAGATACATTTATATGCACCGGCTCGATTGGAGCCCGTTTCCCAATCTAAAGCTGAGTTTTATCGAGGCTGAGCTTTACTATAGCCCGAATGCCGGTTTTTCGATCCGCAACCTTGTCCCACTGCACTTCATGTTTTTTGAAAGTGATAATTTGCCTAAGAATGTGGGTGCAAATTTTATATTGGGTGGGAGTGTCTGGTATCAAAGTGGAAAATCCACTTTTTATATTCAGGCGATGTTGGATGATCTGATTGTAGAAAATCGCAGTGAGCTGCGTGAGAACGATGAACTCATCCCGACTACCTACACAATCAACAGTTCATTGAAAGTGGCGGATATTGCGGACCGGTTTGACATGGGCCTGGAAGCGGACCTGGTGGGAGCTAATGCGTACCGGAGCAGACGGTTTCAGGATCAGTGGACTTATGCCCAGCGGGGACTGGCCACAAATTTCAGTGACTATGTTCGAACAAAAGCGTATCTGACGTTTTATCCGGAGTGGTCGTCCGGTCTGAAAATAGAACCTGCGGTTACGTTCTACTGGAAAGGCACCGAAGATCTCAGAGAGCTTCGGACCTCTGTCGGCCCCGATGGCAGCCAGATTCCCGGAATCCTGGCGGGTACTATTGAGCGTACTGTGCGTCCTTCATTAAATCTGCGCTACCAGCCTGCGGGAATGAAACTTTTTGGGGAAGAGAATGACGTTCGTTTCAACATGTGGCTGGATGCAGACATCGGTGTCAACTACGTGGAAAACGCCAATAACATTGAGGGAGACACAACCAGCCCTTTTATCGGGCTTTTACGCTTTTTTGGGCAGGTTACATTCTGA
- a CDS encoding pyridoxamine 5'-phosphate oxidase family protein, producing the protein MSREQIITQEISLNEAWERVMGLVCEAAAGGSHPFRYVTLATVDEEKSPQQRMVVLRDFEDASIFTVYTDCRSDKTSQIAQNDSVSLLFYHGEKRLQLRVTGKAEIVNTGEEHARRWKNDASTTPEPYSSVVPPGEEIEHPEEAYEWDLEGAPNFCIIKIRAFHMEFLQLDGVKHIRGMKRNLSDGKKTVGWISP; encoded by the coding sequence TTGAGTCGAGAACAGATTATTACCCAAGAGATCTCTTTGAATGAAGCCTGGGAAAGGGTGATGGGATTGGTTTGTGAGGCCGCAGCAGGCGGATCTCACCCCTTCAGGTACGTGACACTGGCTACGGTGGATGAAGAAAAATCTCCGCAACAGCGAATGGTTGTGTTGCGGGACTTTGAGGATGCATCAATTTTCACAGTATACACGGATTGCCGGTCCGATAAGACCAGCCAGATAGCTCAAAATGACTCTGTAAGCCTTCTTTTTTATCATGGCGAGAAACGGCTTCAGTTGAGGGTTACGGGCAAGGCTGAGATCGTGAATACCGGCGAGGAGCATGCGCGCAGATGGAAGAATGATGCAAGTACAACTCCCGAACCCTATTCCTCAGTTGTACCGCCGGGTGAGGAAATTGAGCATCCAGAAGAGGCTTACGAATGGGACTTAGAGGGAGCACCAAACTTTTGTATTATAAAAATAAGGGCATTCCATATGGAATTTCTGCAGCTGGACGGTGTAAAGCATATCAGGGGGATGAAAAGAAATCTCTCGGACGGCAAAAAAACTGTCGGATGGATATCGCCATAG
- a CDS encoding DoxX family protein codes for MEYLIIALKLIVGLSILNVWLVRSKKSTAWRGGDAKNIEEEFKAYGLPVWFMWTIGTLKVVLAILLIASIFYPQVEAVAAYGIAFLMLGAVSMHIKIGDPIKKSLPAFTFLVLSLAIALL; via the coding sequence ATGGAATATCTGATAATTGCTTTAAAATTGATCGTTGGATTAAGCATTTTGAACGTTTGGCTCGTCCGGTCAAAAAAATCCACAGCCTGGAGGGGAGGTGATGCAAAGAATATTGAGGAGGAATTCAAAGCTTATGGCCTGCCGGTCTGGTTTATGTGGACGATCGGAACGCTGAAGGTGGTTCTGGCCATCCTGCTCATAGCCTCTATTTTCTACCCGCAGGTTGAGGCCGTTGCTGCGTACGGAATCGCATTTTTAATGCTGGGAGCCGTATCGATGCATATAAAAATCGGCGATCCCATCAAAAAATCGCTCCCTGCATTCACCTTCCTGGTACTATCCCTTGCAATAGCGCTGCTCTGA
- a CDS encoding DoxX family protein: protein MVTPSNSRSLTPVFQFICVLNAVFFIIYGFQSLCSQMMIEEFKRFGLSDLQRKVTGTLQILGSIGLLTGFIYTVIGLFAAAGLTAMMFVALIVRIRIKDSVLQALPSILFLLINGWLAFVFYKLF, encoded by the coding sequence TTGGTTACACCCTCTAATTCAAGAAGCTTGACCCCTGTATTTCAATTTATATGTGTTCTTAATGCTGTTTTTTTCATTATCTACGGCTTTCAGTCCCTCTGCTCTCAAATGATGATAGAAGAGTTCAAGCGATTCGGCCTTAGTGATTTGCAGCGAAAGGTAACCGGAACATTGCAGATATTGGGATCCATTGGGCTGTTAACCGGGTTCATTTACACAGTAATCGGCCTGTTCGCCGCCGCGGGATTAACTGCCATGATGTTCGTGGCTTTGATCGTTCGCATAAGGATCAAAGACAGTGTTCTGCAGGCTCTGCCGTCCATATTATTTCTGCTGATCAACGGGTGGCTTGCTTTTGTGTTTTACAAACTTTTTTAG
- a CDS encoding alpha/beta hydrolase gives MSTIAAIAAGFFILLILMYLFQDRLLFMPASGMLQTPESAGLKAEDVWTETEDGVRIHGWYFPNEETNRVIVLSHGNAGNISYRIEIARTLLDSGAAVLMYDYRGYGKSEGRPSEQGLYRDILAFTEALMDEKGYESENIFHNGRSLGGAVAAYAATQIRPGGLVLDSAFTNLRKMAGDVYPFVPSALVKYSFPTEEYLSRLQGVPVMIMHSPQDEIIPIHHSERLFEAAGEPKRFVRLRGGHNENFYASRELIEESWREFMNSANPQD, from the coding sequence ATGTCGACCATAGCAGCCATTGCAGCGGGATTTTTCATTTTACTGATCCTGATGTACCTGTTTCAGGATCGCCTGCTCTTTATGCCGGCATCCGGAATGCTTCAAACACCGGAATCTGCAGGATTGAAAGCGGAGGATGTCTGGACGGAAACCGAAGACGGGGTTCGAATCCACGGCTGGTACTTTCCCAATGAGGAAACAAACAGGGTGATCGTACTCTCTCACGGCAATGCGGGCAATATCAGCTATCGGATCGAAATTGCCAGGACCCTGCTCGACAGCGGTGCGGCCGTGCTGATGTACGACTACCGGGGATATGGGAAAAGCGAGGGTCGTCCAAGTGAGCAGGGGCTCTACAGGGATATTCTTGCATTTACTGAAGCGCTGATGGATGAGAAAGGCTATGAATCCGAAAATATCTTCCATAACGGACGATCGCTCGGTGGGGCCGTGGCTGCCTATGCAGCAACGCAAATCAGACCTGGCGGACTGGTGCTTGATTCGGCTTTTACCAATCTGCGGAAGATGGCAGGAGACGTCTACCCTTTTGTACCCTCTGCTCTCGTCAAATACAGCTTTCCGACTGAGGAGTACCTGAGCCGGCTTCAGGGTGTGCCCGTAATGATCATGCACAGTCCGCAGGATGAGATCATTCCCATCCATCACAGCGAGCGTCTTTTTGAGGCTGCCGGAGAACCGAAGCGTTTTGTGCGGCTGCGTGGAGGACACAACGAGAACTTTTATGCCTCCAGAGAGCTGATCGAAGAGAGCTGGAGAGAGTTTATGAATTCAGCCAATCCTCAGGACTGA
- a CDS encoding trans-sulfuration enzyme family protein, with protein MRFETLAIHAGLDIENPSKAIIPPISPSNIFEIDAEGRREGDLHYTRLGNPNRLQFEHLIATLEGGEEGAAFSSGIAAATATLQALKPGNHIIVPEDIYAGNRKMIKNIMMRWGLEADFIHMTQETVKQRIRPETRLIWIETPSNPLMRITDIRELSSLAHENNIKVIVDNTWPTPVNQLPLELGADLVLHSTSKYFGGHSDILGGAIVSKKNDEFFQQIRFTQRMGGAVPSPHDCWLLSRSTRTLSYRMKGHNEHAEEIAQFLSGHKNVSEVYYPGLESHPQYETAKKQMNGYGGMISFFIRGDGEDARKAVGKSKLIKRATSLGGVETTWEHRGSSEGEGSVSPPRLIRISVGLEHPEDLMEDLDQALGK; from the coding sequence ATGCGATTTGAAACACTTGCCATACACGCCGGACTCGATATCGAGAATCCCTCCAAGGCGATTATCCCTCCCATTTCGCCAAGCAATATTTTTGAGATTGACGCGGAAGGGCGCCGGGAAGGCGATCTTCACTACACACGATTAGGCAACCCGAACCGGCTGCAGTTCGAGCATCTGATTGCCACCCTTGAAGGCGGTGAAGAGGGAGCTGCATTTTCATCGGGTATTGCGGCGGCTACGGCCACCCTGCAAGCGCTGAAACCGGGCAATCATATCATCGTTCCAGAGGATATTTATGCCGGCAACCGAAAAATGATCAAGAATATTATGATGCGTTGGGGACTGGAGGCCGATTTTATCCATATGACCCAGGAAACCGTAAAACAGCGTATACGACCCGAAACCAGGCTGATCTGGATCGAGACCCCCTCAAATCCGCTTATGCGAATTACGGATATCCGGGAGCTTAGCAGTCTGGCCCATGAGAACAATATCAAAGTAATTGTGGACAATACATGGCCCACACCGGTGAATCAGCTTCCGCTTGAGCTCGGAGCCGACCTGGTTCTTCACTCCACCTCAAAATATTTTGGCGGCCATAGCGACATTCTGGGCGGAGCCATAGTGAGCAAAAAAAACGATGAATTTTTTCAACAGATACGCTTCACACAGCGCATGGGCGGCGCCGTGCCCTCGCCGCACGACTGCTGGCTCCTCAGCCGCAGCACACGCACCCTTTCCTACCGGATGAAAGGGCATAATGAGCATGCTGAAGAGATAGCACAGTTTTTATCCGGTCACAAAAACGTTTCAGAGGTCTATTACCCTGGCCTGGAATCGCACCCTCAGTACGAAACTGCGAAAAAGCAGATGAATGGATATGGGGGTATGATTTCATTCTTTATCAGAGGGGATGGAGAGGATGCCCGTAAAGCGGTTGGTAAGTCGAAGCTTATCAAACGTGCCACCAGCCTGGGTGGTGTGGAAACAACATGGGAACACCGCGGAAGCAGCGAAGGCGAAGGTTCGGTCTCTCCCCCCAGGCTGATTCGCATCAGCGTGGGCCTTGAACACCCGGAGGATTTGATGGAGGATCTTGATCAGGCCTTGGGAAAATGA
- a CDS encoding OsmC family protein — MSSENEEHIFEVDLKWKEGRIGVMESDALNDVIEVATPPEFPGGVEGIWSPEHLFTASVSSCFFTSFTAVAEYSKFPFESLTVRSKGRMSRENGKFVMSDILIEPELLITDPNREKKAHRLLEKAEEICLITRSIKTKVVMKPVVKIGEKA; from the coding sequence ATGAGTAGCGAAAACGAAGAGCATATTTTTGAAGTAGATCTTAAATGGAAAGAGGGACGGATCGGAGTAATGGAGTCCGACGCCCTTAACGATGTTATTGAGGTTGCCACTCCCCCCGAATTTCCGGGCGGTGTGGAAGGAATCTGGTCTCCCGAGCACCTTTTTACGGCATCCGTAAGCAGCTGCTTTTTCACCTCGTTCACAGCCGTAGCAGAGTACTCCAAATTTCCGTTTGAGAGCCTGACAGTGAGGAGCAAGGGCAGGATGAGCCGTGAAAACGGTAAGTTTGTGATGAGTGATATCCTGATTGAACCGGAGCTGCTCATAACTGATCCAAACAGAGAAAAGAAAGCGCACCGGCTATTGGAAAAAGCAGAAGAGATCTGTCTAATAACCCGCTCCATCAAGACGAAGGTGGTGATGAAACCGGTCGTAAAGATTGGTGAAAAAGCTTAG
- the trxA gene encoding thioredoxin: MSTDIKTKSFSEVIKGETPVLVDFYADWCAPCRMMPPILKELKQRMGDDLNIIKIDTEKNPDVAIRYQVRGIPNLILFKNGQVLWQQAGVVPAAQLESVIRQKLSEHE, encoded by the coding sequence GCTTTTCGGAGGTAATCAAAGGCGAAACCCCCGTTCTGGTTGATTTTTATGCAGACTGGTGTGCTCCCTGCCGAATGATGCCTCCTATTCTTAAAGAGCTGAAGCAGCGAATGGGTGATGACCTGAACATTATCAAAATTGATACGGAAAAAAATCCGGATGTTGCCATTCGCTACCAGGTACGCGGCATTCCAAATCTGATCCTTTTTAAAAACGGCCAGGTTCTCTGGCAGCAGGCTGGTGTTGTACCTGCAGCACAACTGGAATCCGTGATCCGGCAAAAACTGAGCGAACATGAGTAG